In Bacillus cytotoxicus NVH 391-98, the following are encoded in one genomic region:
- the hpaD gene encoding 3,4-dihydroxyphenylacetate 2,3-dioxygenase, with protein MEFNIIRIARTILNVKDLDRSREFYVNALGFVETECDEEHIYLRGLEEHVHHSLVLKKSEQLGVHALGYKVKSEADLDKLAAFFQSKGLKTKWKEEGTQYALGRALHVHDISGMPLEFFCKMKGAERMIQRYDQYRGARIQRIDHVNCAVPDVEKAYDFFVNELGFACSEYTATEDDRVWAAWLHRKQTVHDQAFMNGEGPRLHHIGFWLPDPLALIHCCDVLASLGYGENMERGPGRHGLSNAFFLYLRDPDGYRIELYNGDYLTSDPDFNPVRWDLNDPRRQTFWGHKAPDSWFNETSPFLDIETGERIQEASPTLEQRKPDFVL; from the coding sequence ATGGAGTTTAATATTATTCGCATTGCAAGAACAATTCTAAATGTGAAAGATTTGGATCGTTCGCGAGAATTTTATGTAAACGCTTTAGGGTTTGTCGAGACGGAATGTGATGAGGAGCATATTTATTTAAGAGGGTTAGAAGAACATGTTCATCATAGCTTAGTATTGAAAAAATCAGAGCAGCTAGGGGTTCATGCACTTGGGTATAAAGTGAAGAGTGAAGCAGATTTAGATAAACTAGCAGCATTTTTTCAATCAAAAGGATTAAAAACAAAGTGGAAAGAAGAAGGAACACAATATGCACTGGGCAGGGCATTACATGTTCATGATATATCAGGAATGCCCCTTGAATTCTTCTGTAAGATGAAGGGGGCTGAGCGTATGATTCAGCGTTATGATCAATATCGTGGAGCAAGAATTCAGCGTATTGATCATGTAAACTGCGCTGTGCCAGATGTAGAGAAAGCTTACGACTTCTTTGTCAATGAACTTGGTTTTGCATGTTCTGAATATACAGCAACAGAAGATGATCGCGTATGGGCTGCTTGGCTTCACCGGAAACAAACGGTACACGACCAAGCATTTATGAATGGAGAAGGACCACGCCTTCATCATATTGGCTTTTGGTTACCAGATCCATTAGCACTTATTCATTGTTGCGATGTCCTTGCATCACTTGGCTATGGTGAAAATATGGAAAGAGGTCCTGGACGCCACGGATTATCGAATGCATTCTTCCTGTATTTACGAGACCCAGATGGATACCGAATTGAGCTGTATAACGGAGATTATTTAACAAGTGATCCAGATTTCAATCCAGTACGCTGGGATTTAAATGATCCAAGACGCCAAACGTTCTGGGGGCATAAAGCACCGGATAGCTGGTTTAATGAAACATCTCCATTTTTAGATATCGAAACAGGGGAAAGAATCCAAGAGGCAAGTCCAACGTTAGAACAGAGAAAACCAGATTTTGTGCTATAG
- a CDS encoding 2-oxoglutarate dehydrogenase E1 component yields MTRKNTATNPWAKFHGPNLGYVIEQYDRYMTNEGSVDPELQELFETFGAPTFQVDVVTGDNKETNFSPQSTGNIETILKAVQVVENIRSFGHLSAHINPMEEPHDGQSLIETMMRELNDVDLKAIPAKTVWPDAPNDVHTALDAIHRLKDVYTKSLAYEFSHIQDSEERTWLHQMVESNSLRQPLSNQKRTALLKRLTAVEGFEQFLHKTFVGQKRFSIEGVDMLVPVLDEMIAEGAKAGVEDVMIGMAHRGRLSVLAHVLEKPYSHMFAEFKHATIQSDDKTNHNAGWTGDVKYHLGREQVVGNETVRTRVTLANNPSHLEFVNPVVEGYARAAQENRKKAGYPEQDSSKSFVILVHGDAAFPGQGIVSETLNLSRLNAYQTGGTIHIIANNTIGFTTDSYDSRSTRYSSDLAKGFDIPIVHVNADDPEACLAAANLAIQYRLRFKKDILIDLIGYRRYGHNEMDDPAVTQPQVYKKIKNHPTVRAIYAEQLKAEGVLSSDEVETITQFTQEQLKAEYAQVPPADTSEAAIHVKVPDVVARGIQPIDTGLPLETLRAINEGLLSWPEGFNVYPKVKKILERRRTALDADGKVEWALAESLAFASILQEGTPIRLTGQDSQRGTFAQRHIVLHDTETNETYSPLHRLPNINASFSVHNSPLSEAAVVGFEYGYNVFAPETLVMWEAQYGDFANTAQALFDQYVSSGRAKWGQKSGLVLLLPHGYEGQGPEHSSARPERFLQLAAENNWTVANLTSAAQYFHILRRQASILGTEAVRPLVIMTPKSLLRHPLTASTGSELSEGCFQPALEQEKLGTKPTKVKRLIFTTGKMAIDLAAEIESGKHEYNLDELHIVRIEQLYPFPAEKVQSIIKRFKNLEEIIWVQEEPRNMGAWHYMAPILFELAGDKLKTGYIGRPDRSSPSGGDPHAHKAEQELIIAHALDTNYNFRQDKQEIEVYSN; encoded by the coding sequence ATGACGAGGAAGAATACAGCGACAAACCCTTGGGCCAAATTCCATGGTCCGAACCTTGGCTATGTTATTGAACAGTATGATCGTTATATGACGAATGAAGGTTCTGTTGATCCGGAATTACAAGAGCTTTTTGAAACGTTCGGAGCTCCTACGTTCCAAGTGGATGTCGTAACAGGGGACAACAAAGAAACAAATTTTTCTCCTCAAAGTACAGGAAACATTGAAACAATTTTGAAAGCTGTGCAAGTTGTCGAGAATATCCGTTCGTTCGGTCATCTATCTGCCCATATTAATCCAATGGAAGAACCGCATGATGGACAATCTCTCATTGAGACAATGATGCGCGAATTAAACGATGTAGATTTGAAAGCGATTCCAGCGAAAACAGTATGGCCAGATGCGCCAAATGATGTTCACACAGCTCTTGATGCAATTCATAGATTAAAAGATGTGTATACAAAGTCCTTAGCCTATGAATTCTCTCATATACAAGATAGCGAAGAACGTACATGGTTGCATCAAATGGTGGAATCAAATTCCTTGCGTCAACCATTATCAAATCAAAAACGAACTGCTCTCTTAAAACGCTTAACAGCCGTTGAAGGTTTCGAGCAATTCTTGCATAAAACATTCGTTGGGCAAAAACGTTTCTCTATAGAAGGCGTCGATATGCTTGTACCTGTATTAGATGAAATGATTGCTGAAGGTGCAAAAGCTGGCGTTGAAGATGTCATGATTGGTATGGCTCATCGCGGCCGTCTCAGTGTTCTCGCTCACGTATTAGAAAAACCATATAGTCACATGTTTGCTGAGTTTAAACATGCAACGATTCAATCTGACGATAAAACGAACCATAATGCTGGCTGGACAGGAGACGTGAAGTATCATTTAGGTCGCGAACAAGTTGTTGGTAATGAAACAGTTCGTACACGTGTTACATTAGCAAATAACCCAAGTCACCTTGAATTCGTCAATCCTGTTGTAGAAGGCTACGCACGTGCGGCTCAAGAAAATCGTAAAAAAGCCGGTTATCCTGAGCAAGATAGTTCAAAATCTTTCGTCATTTTAGTTCATGGAGATGCAGCTTTCCCTGGTCAAGGTATTGTATCTGAAACATTGAACTTAAGCAGATTGAACGCTTATCAAACTGGTGGAACCATTCATATTATCGCAAATAATACAATTGGTTTTACAACAGATAGTTATGATTCTCGTTCTACAAGATATTCAAGTGACCTTGCAAAAGGCTTCGATATTCCAATTGTTCACGTAAATGCAGATGACCCTGAAGCTTGTCTGGCAGCGGCAAACCTTGCGATTCAATATCGCCTACGTTTCAAAAAAGATATTTTAATCGACTTAATCGGTTATCGCCGCTATGGTCATAATGAGATGGATGACCCAGCCGTTACACAACCACAAGTTTATAAGAAGATTAAAAACCATCCAACTGTCAGAGCTATTTATGCTGAACAATTGAAAGCGGAAGGTGTTTTAAGCTCTGATGAAGTGGAAACAATTACGCAATTTACACAAGAGCAATTAAAAGCGGAATATGCACAAGTGCCACCTGCTGATACAAGTGAAGCAGCGATACATGTGAAAGTTCCAGATGTAGTCGCAAGAGGTATTCAACCAATTGACACTGGTCTTCCGCTGGAAACGCTTCGTGCGATTAATGAAGGGCTCTTATCTTGGCCAGAAGGCTTTAACGTTTATCCGAAAGTGAAGAAAATTTTAGAACGCCGCCGAACTGCTTTAGATGCAGATGGTAAAGTGGAATGGGCACTAGCTGAATCATTAGCATTTGCTTCCATTTTACAAGAAGGAACGCCAATTCGTTTAACTGGTCAAGATTCACAGCGTGGTACATTTGCACAACGGCATATTGTACTACATGATACAGAAACAAATGAAACATATTCACCACTGCACCGTTTACCAAATATTAACGCATCTTTCTCTGTTCATAACAGTCCGTTATCAGAGGCTGCTGTTGTTGGTTTCGAATATGGTTATAATGTGTTTGCTCCAGAAACTCTTGTGATGTGGGAAGCACAATACGGTGATTTTGCAAATACAGCTCAAGCATTATTTGACCAATATGTTTCATCTGGTAGAGCAAAATGGGGACAAAAATCAGGTCTTGTTCTCCTTCTACCACACGGTTATGAAGGGCAAGGACCAGAGCACTCTAGTGCACGTCCAGAACGTTTCTTACAATTAGCTGCAGAGAATAACTGGACTGTTGCAAACTTAACAAGTGCGGCACAATATTTTCACATCTTGCGCCGTCAAGCTTCTATTCTTGGTACAGAAGCGGTTCGTCCATTAGTGATTATGACACCAAAAAGTTTATTGCGTCATCCACTTACAGCTTCTACAGGTAGCGAACTAAGCGAAGGATGTTTCCAACCTGCACTAGAGCAAGAAAAACTTGGTACAAAACCAACGAAAGTAAAACGCCTTATCTTTACGACTGGTAAAATGGCAATTGATTTAGCAGCTGAGATTGAATCTGGTAAACATGAGTACAATTTAGATGAACTTCATATCGTTCGCATTGAACAATTGTACCCATTCCCTGCTGAAAAAGTTCAATCCATTATAAAACGTTTTAAAAACTTAGAAGAAATCATTTGGGTTCAAGAAGAACCTCGCAATATGGGCGCATGGCATTACATGGCTCCAATCTTATTCGAACTTGCTGGCGACAAATTGAAAACAGGATATATTGGACGCCCAGACCGCTCTAGCCCATCTGGCGGCGATCCACATGCTCATAAAGCTGAGCAAGAACTCATTATTGCTCATGCTTTAGATACAAACTATAACTTTCGCCAAGATAAACAAGAAATAGAAGTGTATAGTAACTGA
- the hpaE gene encoding 5-carboxymethyl-2-hydroxymuconate semialdehyde dehydrogenase encodes MHIEAKDIQKDKSYEQIEHVDLYIDGEFRKAQSGKVFVNMNPFTNKEINRVAEGDRVDINLAVAAAKFAFEKGPWGKMKVEERMRYINRIADLIDEEIEEIAYLEALDTGLPISQTRKMTSRAAENFRFYARMVQTKLHGEAYPVNKEFINYTVYHPIGVVGLITPWNAPFMLETWKVAPALATGNTVVLKPAELSPLTANKLAEIIHKAEVPKGVFNVVHGFGETAGASLVAHKDVKAISFTGETTTGSIIMKNAADTLKKTSMELGGKSPLIVFEDADLERALDAAVWGIFSFNGERCTANSRLLLHKNIKDQFIEKLKERVGYITIGDPMDSKTELGPLIEKQHFQKVQKYIEIAKEEGCEVIQGVVPESVQAGNFVPPTLLLHAKNEMRVCQEEIFGPVMAVMEFETEEEAIAIANDVRYGLAGYVWTNDMKRGHRLAQSIEAGMLWVNAQNVRDLRIPFGGAKDSGIGREGGHYAIFEFYTEPKVIHVAIGDHHIPKFGTKK; translated from the coding sequence GTGCATATAGAAGCGAAGGATATACAAAAGGATAAATCTTATGAGCAAATAGAACATGTAGATTTATATATTGATGGAGAATTTAGAAAAGCGCAGTCTGGAAAAGTATTTGTAAATATGAATCCGTTTACAAATAAGGAGATTAATCGAGTAGCTGAAGGGGATAGAGTTGATATCAATCTGGCAGTTGCTGCAGCGAAATTCGCTTTTGAAAAAGGGCCATGGGGCAAGATGAAAGTAGAAGAGAGAATGCGATATATCAATCGAATTGCGGACTTAATTGATGAGGAAATAGAAGAAATCGCGTATTTGGAAGCACTAGATACGGGGCTTCCTATTAGTCAAACGAGAAAAATGACATCGCGTGCAGCAGAAAACTTTCGTTTCTATGCAAGAATGGTGCAAACGAAATTACACGGTGAAGCATATCCAGTCAACAAAGAATTTATTAATTACACTGTCTATCATCCAATTGGGGTTGTTGGCCTTATCACCCCATGGAATGCACCGTTCATGTTAGAAACTTGGAAAGTAGCTCCGGCATTAGCTACCGGGAATACAGTTGTTTTAAAGCCGGCTGAATTATCTCCTTTAACGGCTAACAAACTGGCTGAAATAATTCATAAAGCAGAAGTGCCAAAGGGCGTCTTTAACGTCGTTCATGGCTTTGGGGAAACAGCGGGTGCCTCTCTTGTCGCTCATAAAGATGTGAAAGCAATATCGTTCACAGGTGAAACAACGACAGGTTCGATCATTATGAAAAATGCGGCTGATACGCTAAAGAAAACTTCAATGGAACTAGGTGGTAAATCTCCTCTTATCGTCTTTGAAGATGCGGATTTAGAGCGCGCTTTAGATGCGGCTGTGTGGGGCATTTTCTCATTTAATGGAGAACGCTGTACCGCTAATTCTCGCTTGTTACTGCACAAAAATATTAAAGATCAATTTATTGAAAAATTAAAAGAACGTGTAGGCTACATTACAATCGGCGATCCGATGGACTCTAAGACAGAACTTGGTCCGTTAATTGAAAAACAGCATTTTCAAAAGGTACAAAAGTATATTGAAATCGCGAAAGAAGAAGGATGTGAAGTGATACAAGGAGTTGTTCCCGAATCGGTGCAAGCGGGTAACTTTGTGCCGCCAACTTTATTATTACATGCAAAAAATGAGATGCGAGTATGCCAAGAAGAAATATTTGGTCCTGTTATGGCTGTTATGGAATTTGAAACGGAAGAAGAAGCGATTGCAATTGCTAATGATGTAAGGTACGGACTTGCTGGTTATGTTTGGACAAATGATATGAAGAGAGGTCATCGACTTGCGCAGTCCATTGAAGCGGGCATGTTATGGGTGAACGCTCAAAATGTACGCGATCTTCGAATTCCGTTTGGTGGAGCAAAAGATAGCGGGATTGGAAGAGAAGGTGGACACTATGCCATTTTCGAGTTTTATACGGAACCAAAGGTCATTCATGTTGCAATCGGAGATCATCATATTCCGAAGTTTGGCACAAAGAAATAA
- a CDS encoding FAD synthetase family protein, with protein MKTLYMQHSISKTLREETEECVLALGFFDGVHIGHRKLIRTAKEIANQKKITFAVMTFYPHPKEVVSPSDGPMKYLTPLKVKEERFKNMGVEKLIVVKFDPVFARLSNQEFVETYIIGFCCKHVVAGFDYHYGYKGRGNMQLLKEQGQNKFEVTTIPKIEHRHHKISSTAIRKLLSHGATHDIPNYLGDYYEIRGIVQKSSLFYETYRFIEVFVEQDYMLPVPGVYHIVVEIDQIFYKGVCQQIKEQQLLLQLSNCPIDVLNKQVKVKWIQSIFGNANVYDINRYVLLDHLAI; from the coding sequence GTGAAGACGCTGTATATGCAACACTCCATTTCTAAAACGTTACGAGAAGAAACAGAGGAATGTGTGCTTGCACTTGGCTTCTTTGATGGCGTTCATATTGGTCATAGAAAGCTCATTAGAACAGCAAAAGAGATTGCCAACCAAAAGAAAATCACATTTGCTGTTATGACATTTTACCCACATCCAAAGGAAGTTGTGAGTCCTTCTGATGGCCCGATGAAATATTTAACACCTTTGAAAGTGAAAGAAGAGCGTTTTAAAAATATGGGTGTTGAAAAATTAATCGTAGTTAAGTTTGACCCTGTATTCGCCCGCCTATCTAATCAAGAGTTTGTGGAAACATATATTATCGGATTTTGCTGCAAGCATGTTGTTGCCGGATTTGACTATCATTACGGATATAAAGGGCGAGGCAATATGCAGCTATTAAAAGAACAAGGACAGAATAAATTTGAAGTTACAACGATTCCAAAAATAGAGCACCGTCATCATAAAATTAGTTCAACCGCTATTCGAAAACTACTTTCCCATGGAGCAACACATGATATTCCGAATTATCTAGGTGATTATTATGAAATAAGGGGAATTGTACAGAAATCCTCCCTTTTTTACGAAACGTATAGATTTATTGAAGTGTTCGTGGAACAAGATTATATGCTACCAGTACCTGGCGTTTATCATATTGTGGTAGAGATTGATCAAATTTTCTATAAGGGAGTATGTCAACAAATAAAAGAACAGCAGCTTCTTCTGCAGTTATCCAATTGCCCCATTGATGTATTAAATAAACAGGTAAAAGTAAAATGGATCCAATCTATTTTTGGAAACGCAAATGTATATGATATCAATCGGTACGTTTTACTAGATCACTTAGCGATATAG
- the hpaI gene encoding 2,4-dihydroxyhept-2-ene-1,7-dioic acid aldolase → MDKFAEAKKKLRGSIAPIITPFDESGAIDFQTFENLIHWHIESGSHGISVTGTTGEPSSLKVEERVKVMETAAKAINGRVPFAPGTGSTNHEETLYLTKKAQEIGADAALVIVPYYNKPSQHALYKHFKTVADSVDIPIIIYNIPGRTAVNLQVETIAKLNQDCPNIIGIKESNKDFEHINRVLLHCGRDFLLFSGIELLCYPMLAIGGAGHISATANVAPKQVAEVYNAWNEGDIKRALTLHYELMPLNDVLFKDTNPAPVKAALGMMGKIKPVLRLPMDVPSQELQDEIRDVLKNYVELPESIVSR, encoded by the coding sequence ATGGATAAATTCGCAGAAGCAAAGAAAAAATTGAGAGGTTCGATCGCCCCAATTATTACACCATTTGACGAGAGCGGTGCAATTGATTTTCAAACATTTGAAAACTTAATTCATTGGCATATTGAAAGCGGGAGCCATGGTATTTCTGTTACAGGTACAACGGGCGAGCCAAGCTCTTTAAAGGTCGAGGAACGTGTAAAGGTAATGGAAACGGCGGCAAAGGCAATTAATGGGCGAGTTCCTTTCGCACCGGGGACGGGGTCTACCAATCATGAAGAAACCTTGTATTTGACAAAAAAGGCACAAGAAATTGGAGCGGATGCAGCGCTTGTTATAGTGCCTTATTATAATAAGCCATCGCAGCACGCATTGTACAAACATTTTAAAACTGTCGCGGATTCTGTTGATATTCCGATTATTATTTATAACATCCCAGGAAGAACAGCTGTCAATTTACAAGTGGAAACGATTGCGAAGTTAAATCAAGATTGTCCCAATATTATTGGAATAAAAGAGTCAAATAAAGATTTTGAACATATTAATCGTGTTCTTCTGCATTGTGGAAGAGATTTTCTCTTGTTCTCCGGCATTGAATTGCTTTGTTATCCAATGTTAGCAATTGGTGGCGCGGGGCATATTAGTGCTACTGCGAACGTTGCTCCAAAGCAAGTTGCAGAAGTCTATAATGCGTGGAATGAAGGAGACATAAAACGTGCATTAACTCTTCATTATGAGCTTATGCCACTCAATGATGTGTTATTTAAGGATACAAATCCAGCTCCTGTAAAAGCAGCGCTCGGTATGATGGGGAAAATTAAGCCGGTACTTCGTTTACCAATGGATGTTCCATCACAAGAATTGCAAGATGAAATTCGGGACGTCTTAAAGAACTATGTAGAATTACCAGAAAGCATTGTATCTAGATAA
- a CDS encoding LysR family transcriptional regulator, whose product MDIRQLRYFYTIAQEGQITRAAKRLHMAQPPLSQQLKLLEQELGVQLLERNGRKLELTEAGHVLFKKTKEILTHFHETITEVKEVGSGLKGTLSIGSVKSAFSYIPDRLRSFHETYPLVTFRLQEGDSFRLAQLIKNREIELAIVRLPLEMEDFASLSLPADQFVAVMPNDKADNRSMISMKELAKLPLMLLQRIKGFGLYEKVLENFQKHGLKPNIICDCPDAAMLLSLVRSGIGCTLLPKSTLIALPLNGIKMMDIEDSTITSDSAVIWLKNRSLSKVALHFLETFRNPSLS is encoded by the coding sequence ATGGATATTAGGCAACTTCGTTATTTCTACACAATTGCACAAGAGGGGCAAATCACCCGGGCAGCTAAAAGACTCCATATGGCACAGCCTCCATTAAGTCAGCAATTGAAATTGCTAGAACAAGAACTCGGCGTTCAATTACTAGAAAGAAATGGACGAAAACTAGAACTTACTGAAGCTGGACATGTTTTATTTAAAAAGACAAAGGAGATTCTTACTCACTTCCATGAAACTATTACTGAAGTAAAAGAAGTTGGAAGTGGTCTCAAAGGAACCTTATCGATTGGTTCTGTGAAATCCGCTTTCTCTTATATTCCAGACAGACTACGTTCCTTCCACGAAACATATCCGCTCGTGACATTTCGCTTGCAGGAAGGAGATTCATTTCGCTTAGCACAACTTATAAAAAATCGCGAAATTGAACTCGCGATTGTCCGCCTTCCATTAGAGATGGAAGACTTTGCTTCCCTATCGCTACCTGCAGATCAATTTGTTGCTGTCATGCCGAATGATAAGGCGGATAACCGGTCAATGATTTCTATGAAAGAACTCGCCAAGTTACCTCTTATGCTACTCCAGCGAATTAAAGGGTTCGGTCTTTACGAAAAAGTTCTTGAAAACTTTCAAAAGCATGGTTTAAAACCAAATATCATTTGCGATTGTCCGGATGCTGCTATGCTTCTTTCACTCGTTCGATCCGGCATTGGGTGCACATTACTCCCGAAATCAACTCTCATTGCACTTCCTTTAAATGGTATAAAAATGATGGATATTGAAGACTCGACTATTACATCTGACTCCGCAGTGATTTGGTTAAAAAATCGTTCCCTTTCCAAAGTCGCCCTGCATTTCCTTGAAACCTTTCGCAATCCATCTCTTTCATAA
- the hpaB gene encoding 4-hydroxyphenylacetate 3-monooxygenase, oxygenase component gives MPAKTGKEYIERVDQANANVWIDGKRVEGNISEHPAFKGVMKTQAELYDMQHDPEKAEYMTYTSPTSGERVGTSFLQPKTKEDLAKRRKMIQEWAKYNGGMMGRSPDYINAGMMAYGSAAEMFGKQDAFYAKNMAEYYEYCRENDLSLTHTLIQPQVNRAVNASQLSDPYIAARIVEKTSEGVVIRGARLLATQGGITDEIMVFPSTLLKQSEEENPYAYAFSIPNHTPGLKFICRESFDYGKSHFDHPLGSRFEEMDTIVVFDDVVVPWNRVFALGDVGVCNQAYNESNAVVHMTHQVVSKNIAKTEFVLGILQLMVETINIGQFQHVQEKMSEVIMALETVKAYVTAAEANAKLDKWGIMTPDFTPLNVARHYYPKIYPRFSEIMQLLGASGLMAIPSESDFQSELRPDLDKYLQAANGDAYNRVKLYRLAWDVCMSAFGTRQTLYERFFFGDPVRMASALYNGYDKQVYVDRVKEFLNRSEELIEKV, from the coding sequence ATGCCAGCAAAAACAGGAAAAGAATATATCGAAAGAGTAGATCAAGCAAATGCCAATGTATGGATTGACGGGAAGAGAGTAGAAGGAAACATCTCAGAACATCCTGCTTTTAAAGGAGTAATGAAAACGCAAGCTGAGTTATATGATATGCAGCACGATCCTGAGAAAGCAGAGTATATGACATATACTTCTCCAACTTCAGGAGAGCGGGTCGGCACTTCCTTTTTGCAACCAAAAACAAAAGAAGACTTAGCAAAGCGCCGCAAAATGATTCAAGAGTGGGCAAAGTACAACGGCGGTATGATGGGGCGCTCTCCAGATTATATTAACGCGGGAATGATGGCTTACGGATCGGCTGCTGAAATGTTTGGAAAACAAGATGCGTTTTATGCGAAAAATATGGCGGAGTATTATGAGTATTGTCGCGAGAATGATTTATCTTTAACACATACATTAATTCAGCCGCAAGTGAATCGTGCGGTTAATGCATCGCAATTATCTGATCCTTATATTGCTGCGCGCATTGTAGAAAAAACGTCAGAAGGCGTAGTCATTCGCGGAGCGCGTTTACTCGCAACGCAAGGAGGAATTACCGATGAAATTATGGTGTTTCCTTCGACTCTTTTAAAACAATCCGAAGAGGAAAATCCATATGCATATGCTTTTTCAATTCCAAATCATACACCGGGCCTGAAGTTTATTTGCCGTGAATCATTTGATTACGGAAAGTCTCATTTTGATCATCCGCTTGGATCGAGATTTGAAGAAATGGATACGATTGTCGTATTTGATGATGTCGTAGTGCCTTGGAATCGGGTGTTTGCCTTAGGGGATGTTGGCGTTTGTAATCAAGCTTACAATGAAAGTAATGCGGTTGTTCATATGACGCATCAAGTTGTCTCAAAAAATATCGCAAAAACGGAATTTGTATTAGGAATTTTACAGCTCATGGTAGAAACGATTAATATCGGTCAGTTTCAACATGTACAAGAAAAGATGTCGGAAGTTATTATGGCGCTTGAAACAGTGAAAGCATACGTAACGGCGGCAGAAGCGAATGCGAAGCTGGATAAGTGGGGCATTATGACACCGGACTTTACACCATTAAATGTTGCACGCCATTACTATCCAAAAATTTACCCAAGATTTAGTGAAATTATGCAACTGCTTGGAGCAAGTGGTTTAATGGCAATTCCATCCGAATCAGATTTTCAATCGGAATTACGCCCTGATTTAGATAAATATTTACAAGCGGCAAATGGGGACGCATATAATCGTGTGAAATTATATCGACTAGCTTGGGATGTTTGTATGAGTGCATTTGGCACGAGACAGACATTGTATGAACGCTTCTTTTTCGGAGATCCAGTTAGAATGGCAAGCGCGCTATATAATGGCTACGATAAGCAAGTATATGTGGACCGCGTAAAAGAGTTTTTAAATCGCTCGGAAGAGTTAATCGAAAAAGTATAA
- a CDS encoding DUF485 domain-containing protein, which translates to MIKSKNINYEEIANSEKFKALLRERKRFTVSVTIFFICFALLLPILTLDTDVLTKPAIGSISWAWVYAFAQFGMTIVICHLYVKKAAYFDALAEQVLREEAEGRKVDGL; encoded by the coding sequence ATGATAAAATCCAAAAACATAAATTACGAGGAGATTGCAAATTCAGAAAAATTTAAAGCGTTATTGCGCGAGAGAAAAAGATTTACAGTTTCTGTAACAATCTTTTTCATTTGTTTTGCGCTACTTTTACCGATTTTAACATTGGATACAGATGTATTAACAAAGCCAGCGATTGGTTCTATATCATGGGCTTGGGTATATGCCTTTGCTCAGTTTGGTATGACTATTGTCATTTGTCATCTATATGTAAAAAAAGCAGCTTACTTTGATGCATTAGCTGAGCAAGTGTTAAGGGAAGAGGCAGAGGGGAGAAAAGTAGATGGACTATAA
- a CDS encoding DUF3976 domain-containing protein → MQAMYVLGLGVLLMLAVYFFVRKDIQGNTLTKRGFYKLIGCLVVMFIGIIVMIVLISKQL, encoded by the coding sequence ATGCAAGCTATGTATGTTTTAGGATTAGGTGTACTTTTAATGTTAGCGGTGTATTTCTTCGTTCGGAAGGATATACAAGGCAATACATTGACAAAGCGAGGATTTTATAAATTAATAGGTTGCTTAGTTGTGATGTTCATTGGCATTATCGTTATGATTGTGTTAATTAGTAAGCAATTGTAA